Below is a window of Cupriavidus sp. MP-37 DNA.
GGCGCTGCCGGCCAGCCGGCGCCCGCGGGCAAAGTCCTCTGGCGCAAAATACGCCAGAAACGGCACCCCGCTGTCGACCGGCCATTCGGAGTCGACGTCATAGCCGTTCAGCACATACTCGACCTCCCGCACCGAGCGCAGACCGTGAAAGCGCGCATGGGCTGCCATGAAGCGGGCGGCCACGTGCGCGTTGCCGGTGCTGGCCATGTATTCATGGCGATAGTTCAACTGATGCGTGCCGACCGAGAAGACGCTGAGCAGGTAACCGTCGTAATCGAGATCGTTCTGCAGGCCCACCAGCCACTTCCACTCGCGCAGCGTCAAATCCTGCGCTTCGTCAATCAACAAGACGACATAGTTGCGACACGCATTGTTGGCGATGGCAATGAAGCGTTGCCGACAGAGATAGGCCGCCTCGACCCGCTTGGGCACCTTGGCCGGGTTGACGAACTCGAAGTGCGACGCCATCAGAATCTGATGCCAGAACGCCGCTTCGTTGGAATGACTGTCGGGGCGTCGGCTCCATACCACCAGGGGCACGACTGCGCTAAATCGTTCCTCCAGCACCTTGCCGACATACCACTGCACGCAACGCGACTTGCCGAGCCGCGACGCCCCATAGATATAGC
It encodes the following:
- a CDS encoding ATP-binding protein, which codes for MSFSLPERIDPRHCIVTKQYAVYTPPMHAMIEQMGEWIDQQRPGGYIYGASRLGKSRCVQWYVGKVLEERFSAVVPLVVWSRRPDSHSNEAAFWHQILMASHFEFVNPAKVPKRVEAAYLCRQRFIAIANNACRNYVVLLIDEAQDLTLREWKWLVGLQNDLDYDGYLLSVFSVGTHQLNYRHEYMASTGNAHVAARFMAAHARFHGLRSVREVEYVLNGYDVDSEWPVDSGVPFLAYFAPEDFARGRRLAGSAKLLWNALVELSPQQARRRHEFPMQHVAKATESVLFQLARGMDWDEATCYENWLRELAKTNFSDHMRIIAAGS